TGCCATCCACAGAGTGAAAGTGATAAAAAAACTTGGAAGAGTTGTAGAAGGTCCTACGCCCATGTATAGTATTGATGCCATTCCTATAGCAGCGGAAAGCAAAACACTTCTTTGGTCTCGGATAATGTTCTTAATCATCTCGCAGAactggaaaaaataattattgtgaattaatatGAGATTCAGTGTAGACCATGATTACTCAGACTTCCATATTAACTCACAACCAATACAAGCATTTATTTCCAAACATTTTGTAAACGTTTTGTTCAGTGTACATTGTTACAGATTTGGTGATGAACATATTTGAAGTGCaatgtgtttttaaactttttagctTTCCAAATTGGTGGATGGATCAAGATTACTAATTCTCCAATGCATCAAGCAATACTTAAACACAGATGCTGCCACATTtatgctatatttaaaaaaaaaatacaaaaattctgCAATGAATCAAGCCTTAAACATACAATACATGAAACTGTACTGTAACTTGTGTTGTCTTTTAAAATAAAGCTAATTGTATCAGTAGCAGACAAGTAATACTTTCAACAATTGCAATGTGAATTAATGTGTTGTATTATTATAGCATTGCATCACATATTATTTTTGCTAATTACTTACTCTTCTATAGAATTTACTCCGAAAGATAATTATGATAGTGATaccaaattgaaaaacaaaacaaaacaagaacaTTAACATCAATTAACAAGATTTCTGTTGTAAGCAAACGTATTATAACGGAAAATATATAGCTACAAAGCATGTTGAGATGTCTCCACAAAATATTAAGTTAGCACATATTTAAAACTAAAGTGCAAAATGCTGGCCAAAATAGGCGAGTTACAAATATTTACAGATTAAGCTGAGCTGCAAATGTACTACTAGCATTTATTTGTAATTGTGATATCTTAGTCAATatatttaaagatttattttttttgtcaacacACTCATTCAATTCGTCtgagtaggatttttttttttttttttaacaagaaccTTCCTGCCCCTAAACTGTGGTTTTTAACTACATTCCTTTAATAAATCtaattaaaaaagactggatatgttTACTCCTGTACCATGTgaaattgttttcttttataaacAAGTTTTGAATAAATTTAGCTATCTAGCCATTTAAGATCATGTGGATTTGTGCAGATTATTAAGCATTTATTAGTCACAAactatatttaattattaaaagATGTTTGCACTTTTCTAAATTTTAAAGCAGCATGTcagcataaaaaaatatacacaacagTCCAGGTGAAAAAAATGCATTCTAGATAATTTGGGGAGTGGGGGAGAAGCACAACTCATTCTAAATCAGGGTACTGACTTTattttgtagaaaaaaataaagaaaataaaaataaatacatttaaaataaagacaATAGAAATGATAGTGCACTTTAGACTCACGCTGCTTCGGCGTTGGTATTCTAAGGGTTAATCGTTTTATGGTATAATTGTGGGGAAGTAACACCTTCGTGGACTTTTAGCAGATATAGCTCAACTCAGACAGAATGTTATGTCTACAGTAACTAGAGGAACTTTAACTGCTAGGGAGGTAAAAGACTCTAGGTTATTTACAATAACATGCATTGTTGAAAGGGAAGTGGTAATATCTGATAGGCTCCACACAAAGCAATAAAGACAAGAAGGGCTGTCTTTGGCTcataaaaaaaagctttaaaataaCTTAgttactttgaagattttttgctATAGAAAACTTTGTGAATgtaatgttttataaaaatcCCGGTATGCACACTTACAGACAGTTTCTATAGCACTTCATTTTccatgtgtattattattattattatttatatattataatctAATAACCAAAAATACAGTCATGCTCAGCAGACAAATGTCATATTTAAACTAGAAGATATATTCATTTTCTTTTAACATGCACCATTATTATAGGGTTGCGATGGTATTTATGACATGTTAGAATACATTtatgaaaaaaggaagaaaaaaaacacaatttgtgtCAGGTGGAATTATATAGTATTTGCTATAGAAAGGGTAAATGAAAACAGAGAAGggtaaaaagtagaaaaaaacgtCTATACAACATTATTATAGTTCAGCTAGTATAGATTGGTTGGacatttgtaaattgctattacAAACCCTGGTCTTAAAACACGTTGTTGCTAATGCTGTGCCatacaaaattatttaaatttaaaataattaataaagcaaTTTTGGCTTTGAGACACAATTTACCTTCTCAGTCTGAAAGCTCATAGGGATTCCATATCTGCAGTAAGTTACAAAATGTTCACAGTTGTCCCAAAGCAAGCTGTACGATGTGGCCCCCACCAGTTTTTCAGCTCTCAGGGCCACGTCTTCATTAGAATATGGTTTTGTGTTGTAGCTGTTGTCCATGTGGTTTACTATTATCCTTCTACCATATGCGAAATCCTGCACAGTGTCCACTCTAACACTGGCTACCTTTGCAAGAACTCCCAGAATCAGCCTTTTGTTGGTCACTACTTTCCCAATCAAGCACACATTGTCTGACAGTGCTGGGAGGATATCTGGCATCAAATGAGCTACCTTGTTATTTCCCAAATAGATCCCATAGTGAATAAACAAAGTCCTAGGAACCTCCAACAAGTCTCCTCTCTTGAGATTACAACTGTCATAACAATGAAgaactctatttttttttcttgtcaaattaaacattttaaaatttgcaaaaataaaaagcttTTCAAAAAGGAAGACCATCACTCCAAGTAGTAGGCTTTTCATGTTGCACACCTTTAGGGTGGTAATAAAAGCTTTTACAGCAGTGACTTGTCTCATGCTAATCTGTGGTTTTTGTTAGCTTCATAGGGGGGGAATGATGTGACATCATAGAGTAAAGTGAGTAAAGATTGGACAATGCCAGTGTGGGCGGCACACAACTTTCATAGTAAAATAAATTGGAAGTATAAACCAAAGATTTAGTGCTGGAAAAAAGTTAATAATCGGAATAAGATTTTATTTCCACATGCCAAGCTTGCATTTTTGCTAAAAGGATAAACaagatatttgtgtgtatttaataACTGTGTTTTTAGctgaattatttttaatttttttcatgcaaGGATTCAACATGGGTATTGTCAAAATAAGATATTCATCAGTAAATATTGTGATATCATTAAAACAACAATGTATGATACCCTGCACAGttttagataataaaataaatatgaaaggtATACAATGCTTGTGGATTGTATCTGAAGAAAATAACATACACAACTATGTTCCAATTGCAGATTAATGCTTAGAAAGATTAAAAGAGCACAACACTTATGAATTAAGACTGTAGATAAGAAAAAGCTAGAGCAATGTGCACTGGTAGTAGATTTAACAGGTTTAAGGCAGGAACAGAGTAAGTTAGAATGATTAAAGACTGGAGTCTCCTGTATACAATGGCAAGGAATATTAAGTGTACAATGTTCCCAACATGGCCTGGGACTGTTGAAAAAGGGTATTCAGCACTAAACAATAACTGGAACAGTTATGGCCTGGGACTAACCTATACCCAATCTGCAGGGCTGTTGCAACTACACAGCAAAGTCCACCAGGGCCTAAAGTATTCAGGTGCTCAAATAGGTATTAGCTGGTGCCACATAACTTCCAACCCATTATCAGCAACAGGTTGTCGCCTTCTTGTGTAAGAAGCTGTGATTATATCGTAGATCTACAGGCCATTGTCCAGTCCTGCTTTTCTATAGCCACCAACTCAGGAGCATTATATAATCGAATAACTTGTCCGCAGGTGAGTAGTAGCTTGGAGGTGCTGGTAGACCCTTCT
Above is a genomic segment from Pelobates fuscus isolate aPelFus1 chromosome 6, aPelFus1.pri, whole genome shotgun sequence containing:
- the LOC134614587 gene encoding lecithin retinol acyltransferase-like isoform X1 — its product is MKSLLLGVMVFLFEKLFIFANFKMFNLTRKKNRVLHCYDSCNLKRGDLLEVPRTLFIHYGIYLGNNKVAHLMPDILPALSDNVCLIGKVVTNKRLILGVLAKVASVRVDTVQDFAYGRRIIVNHMDNSYNTKPYSNEDVALRAEKLVGATSYSLLWDNCEHFVTYCRYGIPMSFQTEKFCEMIKNIIRDQRSVLLSAAIGMASILYMGVGPSTTLPSFFITFTLWMAS